One region of Bdellovibrio bacteriovorus genomic DNA includes:
- a CDS encoding exodeoxyribonuclease VII small subunit, protein MDFEKKLNRLEEIVQKMEKGDLALEDSLKLFEEGVKLSRECHQRLNEAESKVKLLMSVGADGQPVVTDFSSEEN, encoded by the coding sequence ATGGATTTCGAGAAAAAATTAAACCGTCTAGAAGAAATCGTTCAAAAGATGGAAAAAGGCGATCTTGCCCTAGAAGACTCTCTGAAACTTTTCGAAGAAGGCGTGAAGCTTTCCCGTGAGTGCCACCAACGTCTAAACGAAGCCGAAAGCAAAGTGAAACTTCTGATGTCTGTGGGCGCCGACGGACAGCCGGTTGTTACAGATTTCTCTTCAGAGGAAAACTAA
- a CDS encoding polyprenyl synthetase family protein — MDLAIQLDQEIAVRVQSVNQYVDNYLESMDLPQGPAIAELRKSMLYSATNGGKRFRPVLSVLVGELFGCPAEKILPFATAVELVHTYSLIHDDLPCMDNDDIRRGKPTNHKVYGEDFALLAGDALLTEAFYLISDKYSDSTFLVGQLVRLLSSAAGIRGMVGGQAIDLRPGTRKMTKDEIAHLHLLKTGALIRVAVEGAAVIAGARPSDIEHLKKFGEGLGLAFQVADDVLDHGEKDQDIRSFTGILGLEGTKSYLQEVSSAALQELHKVSADAPMLEYLISFNQKRQV, encoded by the coding sequence TTGGATTTGGCCATTCAGTTAGATCAAGAAATTGCAGTGCGCGTTCAGTCCGTGAATCAATACGTGGATAACTATCTTGAATCCATGGATCTTCCCCAAGGACCTGCCATTGCTGAACTAAGAAAGTCGATGCTGTATTCGGCAACGAACGGTGGAAAGCGCTTCCGTCCGGTACTTTCAGTTTTAGTCGGTGAACTTTTTGGTTGTCCGGCTGAAAAGATCCTTCCCTTTGCAACGGCAGTGGAACTTGTTCATACTTACTCCCTTATCCATGACGATCTTCCATGTATGGATAACGACGACATTCGCCGTGGCAAGCCTACCAATCATAAAGTGTATGGCGAGGATTTCGCCCTGCTTGCTGGTGATGCCCTTTTAACCGAGGCCTTCTATTTAATTTCAGACAAGTATAGCGATTCAACATTTCTGGTTGGTCAGCTAGTGCGCCTTCTTTCTTCAGCGGCGGGAATTCGCGGCATGGTCGGTGGTCAAGCCATCGATCTTCGCCCGGGCACACGCAAAATGACGAAAGATGAAATCGCGCATTTGCATTTATTAAAAACAGGAGCCCTTATCCGTGTGGCCGTCGAAGGTGCCGCGGTGATAGCAGGTGCTCGCCCTTCAGATATTGAACATCTTAAAAAATTTGGAGAAGGATTAGGTTTAGCCTTCCAAGTGGCCGATGACGTTTTAGATCATGGGGAAAAGGATCAAGATATCCGCAGTTTTACAGGGATTCTGGGGCTTGAAGGTACTAAATCTTATCTTCAAGAAGTCAGTTCAGCCGCTTTACAAGAATTGCATAAGGTATCTGCCGATGCTCCGATGTTAGAGTACTTGATCAGCTTTAATCAA